The following are encoded in a window of Sutcliffiella horikoshii genomic DNA:
- a CDS encoding GerAB/ArcD/ProY family transporter, which yields MQKGSAVSISQGQLFFLIIQAQIGVGILSLPFAVHSTAKGDGWISTLLAGFVIQLWMMISLALSRCFPEKNFFQLLRHLFGKYVGSLLIFSYTVYFTAIAGLVAVLQTGLINKWILPLTPFWIIYLLIIIVAVYLATDNILIIARFFGLSTGVVVFFILLVATVYRDANIAYILPIGQSGLKNIFFAIKDVLIALTGFELILLIYPMIKTKQKTAKTLTFANITTVFIYSFLVFTSLIIFSPEEMTLVPEPVLYMLKAISFEVIERLDLIFLSIWVIPMTNSFIIYLYQASKGLKELFHRQSHAPFVPVIVLPIFISGFFLQNKFLIEDINNIFQYIVFIFVFLLPVLFLMVALGKKQWQRGKNHESS from the coding sequence ATGCAAAAGGGCAGTGCAGTCAGCATCAGTCAAGGTCAATTGTTTTTTCTTATCATCCAGGCCCAAATCGGGGTTGGCATACTTTCCTTACCTTTTGCTGTCCATAGCACAGCAAAAGGGGATGGTTGGATTTCAACGCTGTTGGCAGGTTTTGTCATTCAACTCTGGATGATGATTTCTTTAGCACTATCCAGGTGCTTTCCTGAGAAGAACTTTTTTCAATTATTACGACATCTGTTCGGGAAGTATGTAGGTAGTCTCCTTATTTTCTCTTACACCGTATATTTCACAGCGATTGCTGGCCTTGTTGCTGTTCTACAAACAGGATTGATTAACAAGTGGATTCTTCCCTTGACCCCTTTTTGGATCATCTATTTATTAATCATTATTGTTGCTGTTTATTTGGCAACAGACAATATTTTAATCATCGCTCGATTTTTTGGATTATCTACCGGAGTTGTTGTGTTCTTCATCCTGCTTGTAGCAACCGTCTATCGGGATGCAAATATAGCGTACATTTTACCTATAGGTCAGAGTGGATTAAAGAATATATTTTTCGCCATTAAGGATGTATTAATCGCTCTGACAGGCTTTGAACTAATTTTATTAATTTACCCTATGATTAAAACCAAACAAAAAACAGCCAAAACACTTACCTTTGCTAATATAACAACGGTGTTCATATATAGTTTTCTTGTTTTTACGAGTTTAATCATTTTCAGCCCTGAAGAGATGACACTTGTCCCGGAACCTGTGCTCTATATGTTAAAGGCTATTTCATTTGAGGTGATTGAAAGGCTTGATCTTATTTTCTTGTCCATCTGGGTAATTCCAATGACGAACTCTTTCATCATTTACTTGTATCAAGCAAGCAAGGGTTTAAAGGAACTGTTTCATAGACAATCCCACGCTCCATTTGTACCGGTAATTGTGCTGCCAATTTTCATTTCAGGTTTTTTCTTACAAAATAAATTTTTAATAGAAGATATAAATAATATATTTCAATATATTGTGTTTATTTTCGTCTTCTTGCTTCCAGTTTTGTTCTTAATGGTTGCCTTGGGTAAGAAACAATGGCAGAGGGGGAAAAATCATGAGTCGTCGTAA